A window of the Arcobacter sp. F155 genome harbors these coding sequences:
- a CDS encoding endonuclease, with protein MLKSILLFFLLFSFAFSLGNENISSFSKSKKILNKKIYNIEKLRYAFYSNCKYNYEKYKYDSGKERWKLVVNKESCGYIPRTKSQRANFIEFEHIVPAHAFGQYLPCWKNGGRKNCRKVSKKFRFMEADLYNLVPAIGELNADRSNFTFTELVGEPRKYGKVDFEVDFKMRKVEPRSKVKGQIARTYFYFQKTYNLPISKKQLHLFNVWNKQYPETTQEIEVNKIKEKIQGNKFIY; from the coding sequence GAGAATATATCTAGCTTTTCAAAGTCTAAAAAAATACTTAATAAAAAAATTTATAATATAGAAAAACTACGTTATGCATTTTATTCAAATTGTAAATATAATTATGAAAAATACAAATATGATAGTGGAAAAGAAAGATGGAAGCTCGTAGTAAATAAAGAGAGTTGTGGTTACATACCAAGAACAAAATCACAAAGAGCTAATTTTATTGAGTTTGAACATATTGTTCCTGCACATGCATTTGGACAGTATCTACCATGTTGGAAAAATGGAGGTAGAAAAAACTGTAGAAAAGTATCTAAAAAATTTAGATTTATGGAAGCAGATTTATATAATTTAGTTCCTGCGATAGGAGAATTGAATGCAGATAGAAGTAATTTTACTTTTACAGAACTAGTCGGTGAACCTAGAAAATATGGAAAAGTTGATTTTGAAGTTGATTTTAAAATGAGAAAAGTTGAACCAAGAAGTAAAGTTAAAGGACAAATTGCAAGGACTTATTTTTATTTTCAAAAAACATATAATTTGCCAATTAGTAAAAAGCAACTACATCTTTTTAATGTATGGAATAAACAATATCCTGAAACAACTCAAGAAATAGAAGTTAATAAAATAAAAGAAAAGATCCAAGGTAATAAATTTATATATTAA